The Candidatus Omnitrophota bacterium DNA window ACGTTCTTGCGATAGTAAGGTTTCGGATATATTCGACACAATCACGCAAAGTTAAATTCTTGAATGCTTCCTGCCATTCAGGGATAACTATTTCGGTTATCTTAACATACAATCTTTCTCCGAGTTCTTCCATGACCCCTTCTGTAATCTTTGCTGGATTCTTACCATCCGTATAAGCTTTTTTAAAATACCACTCTTCCCAATCCGTTATCGACTTAGGCTGACACTCCCGGATTAACGCCATCACGGCCCCAACCTTATTAGGTCGAGATAATTGATATGTTTGGCAAGCATAATTAAGAACCTTTTCCTTTTTTCCAAAATCTTTTGAATATTTTTTATTTTTCATAATGCGCATACTCCAGATTTTGCAATTCTAAAAATTTTTCTTTGTGCTTGAATGGCATGCTTGTATCAACAAGCGCAAACCCCGTCTTAATAAGATGAGCATTTACAAAAGTTTTATTCTTTAGATACATATAACACAATAATCTATTCATAGAATCATATTTCACTTGATCATATTTTAAAAATACTTTCTGCCCCTGGGTCTTATGCGTTAAATATTCGGTGGCCTTGCCATTTTTTGTGTCATCCTGTTTCACACCCAATAATCTCACGGTTAAACCATTATTTAATTCCAGAAGTTCAGGACTAACTACCTTTTCAACCGTAAAATACTCTTCTCTCCCACTGCTATTTTGATCAATTTTTGAACCAAATTGTAATTTTTTCGGATCTATTTTTTTATCAAATTTTATCGGATCATTAAAAATGTACGGCAAACTTTTAATCTTCTCTTCAAAATTCATTAGCTGTTTTTCCTGCGTTAATATTTCAAATTTAATATTATTACTGAACAAATTTTGACCATACCCCACCCTCTCTTTTATAGCTGTTAAAAAATCTGCATTTATTTCATATCCGACAGAATTTCTGTTTAAGTTCTTGGCCGCCAACATTGTAGTGCCGCTCCCTAAAAAAGGGTCTAAAACAGCATCGCCCGCAAATGTGAACATCTTGATTAACCTTTTTGGTAATTCTTCGGGAAACATCGCTAAGTGCTTGCCCTGTTTTTCTCCTGCAAAATTCCAATGACCGGCAAAATACTTATTCCACTCTTCCGTTGTTAATTTTGACTTTTCCCGTACTTCGGTATTGGCTGGCTTTGCAATACCTTGCTTTTTAAAGATTAAAATAAATTCATAGTCTAATTTCAATATTCCGTTTCTAGGGTATGGGAAAGATCCCATTATGGTGGCTCCACCGGTAGTATTACAAGTTGTAACCTTCTGCCATATAATAGCCCCCATGTAATCAAAACCGATTGTTTCACAAAATTTTATTATCTCAGTTCTGATAGGAATAACCTTATAACGACCATAATATACTGAACGCGCAAATTGATCTCCTATGTTTACACAAAGCCTGCACCCATCTTCTAAGACCCGATAACATTCGTTCCATACCAGGTTAAGATTATTTATGTATTCTTCATAAGTATGGTGATACCCTATCTGATTATCGTTACCATAGTCTTTCAACTGCCAATATGGCGGCGATGTAACGATCAATTGTATGGAAGAATCTGATAATTCTCCCATCTGTCGCGAATCACCTATAATAATTTTATGACATGTCTGCATATTTTTTAATCCTTCAAAAAATTCTTCTTTCCATATTTGGAAAAATAATATTGAGTACTTCTTTCAGCTATATCATACATGATATCTACCATCTCATTTATCGACCATTTTTCATTACGAAAATAGGTCTTGCGCAATAAATGTTTATCCGACATAATATACCCCTACTTCTTTTCGAGGATCCAGAGACACTCGTTTACTTTTATATTTCTTCCATTCAGATTTCGAGATCCACGGTAAGTATTATATTCTTGCGTTAACTGCTCAAACGCGCCATATCTGCCAAGCGTATCTTTTATATCGTCTATGCCGATTATCCCCTCATCATTATACGAGAGCAGGATGTATTTTGCCCGCGTATTTGATATTAGATCGTCAAGCGCTTCTTTTGCCTGGCTACTTCTATTATAAGCGGACCTGTTCCAATTCTGCGCTATCCCGCTCACCCCATCCTGAATCTCAGCCTCTTCGGATTCTCCGGCTATAATATTAAGCATAAAATAGTTCGAGCCGTAAGGGTGCTGATTGTAAGGAGGGTCGTAATACGCCAGATCGAATTCCTCCGGTACATCCGTCGACCTGATCAGTGAATTAATATCGCGCTTAGAAACATGAACTTCGCATTCCACATCGCTGAAAATCGGATACTCCAGCGATATCTCCTTCTTTATGCGTGTCAACGCATTCTCCCCCTGGCCGCCAAAACAGCCGATATCCCCATTTTTATGAAATCCTTTGAATACCCCCGAGGTATTCGTGTTAATAGATGCTTTAACGATAAGGCTCGCCAGAAAAAAATGCCGCATATCCTTATCGATCTCCGTATTTATCATCCTCTTTAAATTATCGATAATTCTGCCGTTTTTATTTGTATAGAATACCCGCTCGCCGGGTTTTATATTCTCATCGTCT harbors:
- a CDS encoding MjaI family restriction endonuclease produces the protein MKNKKYSKDFGKKEKVLNYACQTYQLSRPNKVGAVMALIRECQPKSITDWEEWYFKKAYTDGKNPAKITEGVMEELGERLYVKITEIVIPEWQEAFKNLTLRDCVEYIRNLTIARTYDGFLREKSVVTDNIAKKFPQVRFEESDPELDHAGDIDYLGYVGTKAFGIQIKPVTARGNFGNYSATERMKASFREFEAKYGGKVFTVFSIDDEIENMDVIEAITKEVSRLKKTNI
- a CDS encoding DNA methyltransferase, giving the protein MQTCHKIIIGDSRQMGELSDSSIQLIVTSPPYWQLKDYGNDNQIGYHHTYEEYINNLNLVWNECYRVLEDGCRLCVNIGDQFARSVYYGRYKVIPIRTEIIKFCETIGFDYMGAIIWQKVTTCNTTGGATIMGSFPYPRNGILKLDYEFILIFKKQGIAKPANTEVREKSKLTTEEWNKYFAGHWNFAGEKQGKHLAMFPEELPKRLIKMFTFAGDAVLDPFLGSGTTMLAAKNLNRNSVGYEINADFLTAIKERVGYGQNLFSNNIKFEILTQEKQLMNFEEKIKSLPYIFNDPIKFDKKIDPKKLQFGSKIDQNSSGREEYFTVEKVVSPELLELNNGLTVRLLGVKQDDTKNGKATEYLTHKTQGQKVFLKYDQVKYDSMNRLLCYMYLKNKTFVNAHLIKTGFALVDTSMPFKHKEKFLELQNLEYAHYEK
- a CDS encoding DNA adenine methylase gives rise to the protein MNPLVSLFPEFVIDFDNPYFTSQLITYIGNKRALLPFINKGVEAVKKKLAKDNLIIFDGFSGSGAVSRLLKYHSNKLWVNDLEDYCEIVSRCYLSNRSEVDERFIRETIDRLNENKFKRHGKGAGFIEKNYAPKDDENIKPGERVFYTNKNGRIIDNLKRMINTEIDKDMRHFFLASLIVKASINTNTSGVFKGFHKNGDIGCFGGQGENALTRIKKEISLEYPIFSDVECEVHVSKRDINSLIRSTDVPEEFDLAYYDPPYNQHPYGSNYFMLNIIAGESEEAEIQDGVSGIAQNWNRSAYNRSSQAKEALDDLISNTRAKYILLSYNDEGIIGIDDIKDTLGRYGAFEQLTQEYNTYRGSRNLNGRNIKVNECLWILEKK